The region CGGATAACTCCTTTTTTGTTCCTGTTTCGTAAATTCCGTCCAATAAAAAAGGGCTCCGCGAGGGAGCCCTTTAAAACCGGGGTAAAGTGAAGCTAGAACTTTGAAGCCGCCGCCTGCGCCAACTCCACCATCGCGCCCGGAACCATGCCGAGGAGGAGGATAACCACGACGGCTATGGTTGTGGCAAGGGCGATGAGACCTCCGGCGCGAAGGGGCTCGTCCGCCTTTTCGCCGGGCTCCTTGAAGTACATGTACACGAGCACCCGAAGGTAGTAGTAGACGCTGGCGGCGGAGTTAAGCACGCCGAGGACGGCCAGCCAGATGTAGCCCTGCTTGATGGCCGCCTTGAAGATCAGGAACTTGCCGATGAAACCCGCCGTCGGGGGTATTCCCGCCATCGAGAACATGAAGACGGTGAGGGCGGCGGCTAAAAGGGGCTTTTTAAAGCCGATTCCGGCGTAGTCGTCGAGCGTGGTCCTCTGGTCGCCCTTCCTGCCGAGCATGATTACGCAGGCAAAAGCGCCGATGTTCATGAAGGCGTAGGAGAAGAGGTAGAAGAGAAGCCCCGTTCCTGCGTCGGCGGTGGCCGTGACCATCGCGACCAGCAGATACCCGGCGTGCGCGATGGAGGAGTAGGCGAGCATGCGCTTTATGTCTTTTTGCACCAGCGCGGCGAGGTTGCCCATCGTCATGGTGAGAACCGCGATAATCCAGAGCGCCCCGCTCCAGCTTTCGACGGAGGCAGGGAAGGCGACGAGGAAAATGCGGAAGAAAGCCGCGAAGGCCGCAGCCTTGACGCCGGTGGCCATGAAGGCGGTCACGGGGGTGGGCGCTCCCTGATAGACGTCGGGTGTCCAGACGTGGAAGGGGAAGGCCGCCACCTTGAAGGCGAAACCTCCGGCGATGAGGGCTATTCCCGCCAGCGCCATCGGGGAATGGGTCATCCCGCCCTGCGCGGCGAAATGGTTGAAGAGAAGGTCTATCTGCGTGGTGCCGGTGGAGGCGTAGAGAAGCGCGATCCCGTAAAGGAGAAAGGCCGAGGAAGCGCCGCCGAGGAGAAAGTACTTGAAGCTCGACTCCATGCCCTCTTTGGTTCTCATGTAACCGGCCAGGGCGTAGATGGCTATCGACATCGTCTCCAGGCCGAGGAACATCATGAGGAGGTGGTTGGAGCTTGCCATCAGCATCATGCCCGTCATGGACATGAGCATCAGGGCGTGAAACTCGCCGTGCTCGTATTCCTCGCTCTTCATGAACCCGTCGGAGATAAGGAAACAGAGGAGACCGATGGAGCAGAAGATCAGCTTGAAGAAGGCCGAGTAGCTGTCGATTGAAAGCATCCCGGAAAAGCCGAGCTTCTTCTCCCCGAACTGGCCGAGGGCGAAGGCGGCGGCGACAAGAACGCCGATGATCGAGAGCCAGGTCGTGTCGCTTCTGCCCGCGCCGGGGCGGAAGGCTTCGACGAGGAGCACCAGAAGCGCCGTCAGAGTGAGGACGATTTCCGGCGTTATCAGTGAAATATCCGACATCTGAAAGGTCATAAAAATCCCTCCCGTTACTTGCGGAGCGTTTCGGCGCCGCTAAAGAGAGAAGCGACGGGGTTTTTGACGGGCTCAAGTTCCATGCAGGCTATCTTCTTCGTCTCGATATGTGAAAGCCACGCGGTAATCGTGGGCTCCATCTTCGAGGTGAAGGTCGCGGGGTAGATTCCCATCCAGAAGGCCAGAATCACCATCGGCATGAGATAGCCCCACTCAAGACCGGTAAGGTCCGTAAGGTTCTTGTTGGCCTCGTTTTCAAGCGGTCCGAAAAACACCCTGCGGTACATCCACAGCATGTAGCCCGCCGCCAGTATGACGCCCGAGGCGGCGAAGATGGCTGCTATCGGCGATGAGAGGTAAGCTCCCATCATTATGAGGAACTCGCCCACGAAGCCGTTTAGCCCGGGAAGGCCGATCGAGCTCATGGTGATTATGAGGAAGATCGTCGCGTAGTAGGGCATCTGGCGGGCCAGCCCGCCGAAATCCTCTATCATGCGGGTGTGCCTGCGCTCGTAGATTACGCCGACCAGAAGGAAGAGCGCGCCGGTGGAGATGCCGTGGTTCAGCGACTGGTAGAGGCCGCCGACCACTCCTTGCGCGTTCAGGGCGAAGATGCCGAGCATGACGTACCCGAGGTGGGAGACGGAGGAGTAGGCGACCAGCTTCTTTACGTCTTTTTGCACCATCGCGACGAGGGCGCCGTAGATTATGCCGACAACGGCCAGCGTCATCATGAAGGGGGTGGCGGCGACGACCGCGTTGGGAAAGAGCGGCATGGCGAAGCGAAGGAAGCCGTAGCACCCCATCTTCAGAAGGACGCCCGCCAGAATGACGGAGCCCGCCGTCGGGGCCTGCGTGTGGGCGTCGGGCAGCCAGGTGTGGACAGGCCACATCGGCACCTTTATGGCAAAGGCGAGCGCGAAGGCCATGAACATCACCATCTGGACGCTCGGGGCTATCGGCAGCTTGTAGAGTTCCAGAATGTTGAAGGTGGCCGGGTTGCCCGCCTTTATATTGAGGTAGTAGAGGGCGATTATCGCGACCAGCATCAGCAGCGAGCCGACCATCGTGAAGATGAAGAACTTCACGGCGGCGTAAATGCGCTCCTTGCCCCCCCAGACGCCAATGAGAAAGTACATCGGGATGAGCATCGCCTCCCAGAAGATGTAGAAGAGGAAGAGGTCGAGGCTCGCAAGCGCTCCGATCATCCCGGTTTCGAGGAGAAGGAAGAAGAACATGTACTGTTTCAGCTTCTTTTCCACCGACCCGGAAGAGAGGATGCAGATGACCGAGAGGAAGGTGGTCAGCATCACCAGCCAGAGGCTTATGCCGTCTATGCCGAGGTGATACGAGATGCCCAGCGAGGGTATCCAGTCGACTTTCTCCACGTACTGCATCCCGGCCTTCGCGCTGTCGAAACCGAAGAGCAGCGGAAGGCTGATTACAAAATTGACGCAGGCCGTGAAGAGGGCGAACCCCCGTATCGCGCCGGTAGATTCCTCCTTCATCAGGAGGATGGCTATTGCGCCTATCAGCGGCAAAAAGGCGAGTATCGTCAGGATCATTCTCTCTCTCCTTATCCCGCGGCTAGAACGCGGCCACCAGCAGGACGAGGGCCACCGCGCCGGCGGCTATCGTCAGGGCATAGGCCTGTACCTGGCCGTTTTGTAGTTTGGCTAAGATCGATCCCACCGTGCGCACCGCGCCGGCGACGCCGTTTACGAGGCCGTCGATGACCACCACGTCCCAGAACTTCCAGAAGTGGTTGGCGAGCCCGACGCAGCCGCCTACGAAGACCGCTCCGTATATCTCGTCCACGAAATACTTGTTGTAGAGGAGGGTGTAGACGCCCTTGGCGGAGGCCGCGATCTTCGCGGGTATCTCGGGGCGCTTTATGTAGAGGTAGACGGCGACGAGTATTCCGGCGAGGGCGTAGCCGACGGACATGAACATCAGAAGGTACTCGGTGAAGTCGTGGCCGCCGCCCGCCGCTGCCGCGTGTCCGGCTTCCGCGGCCGCTTCGTGGCCACCCGCGAAGGCCGAGGCCACTCCGAGCCCGCCGCTGCCGACCATGTTGGCCGCTTCCCTAACCGCGACGTGGGCTGCGCTGGAATCGAGCACCGGGGCCAGCCAGTGGTGAAACATGTTGGAGCCGCCGAGGGCCTCGGGAATCCCCACCCAGCCGCCGACTATCGAGAGCCCGGCAAGCACGTAGAGGGGAACGTACATCGAGGCGGGAGACTCGTGCGGATGGACGTGGTGGTGGTCGAACTTCTCCTTGCCGAAGAAGGTCATGAAGACCAGGCGGAACATGTAGAAGGCCGTTACGCCCGCCGCGATGAAGCCGAGCAGCCACTGGAGCTTGAAGCCGCGGGAGAAGGCCATCCAGAGAATCTCGTCCTTGGAGAAGAAGCCCGCCAGCGGAGGTATGCCCGCAATCGCTATCGTCGCGATGAGGAAGGTCTTGTAGGTGTGAGGCATGTACTTCCGAAGGTTGCCCATGTGCCTCATGTCCTGCTGGTCGTGCATCCCGTGGATTACGGAGCCGGAGCCGAGGAAAAGGCAGGCCTTGAAGAAGGCGTGGGTCATCAGGTGGAAGATGCCCGCGACGTAAGCCCCGACGCCCATTGCGAGAAACATGTAGCCGAGCTGGCTTACCGTCGAGTAGGCGAGGACCTTCTTTATGTCGTTTTGCACCAGCGCTATCGACCCCGCGAAGAGGGCGGTGAGCGCGCCGACGGTGGCTACGGTGGCCATCGCCGCCGGTGCCATAGAGAACATGATGTTGCAGCGGCCTATCATGTAGACGCCCGCGGTGACCATCGTGGCGGCGTGGATGAGGGCGGAGACCGGGGTGGGGCCCGCCATCGCGTCGGGAAGCCATACGTAGAGGGGAATCTGCGCGGACTTGCCGGTCGCGCCGACGAAGAGGAGAAGGCAGATCGCCGTGACCGTCGCTCCGCCGTAGAGAAGGACGTTGGGTGCGCTGTTCATCACCTCGCGGAAGTTAAGGGTGCCGAAGTTCTGGAAGATCATGAACATCGCGATGAGAAAGCCGAAGTCGCCTATGCGGTTGACCACGAAGGCCTTCATGCCCGCAGTGGCCTTGGCCATATCGTCGAACCAGAAGCCGATGAGGAGGTAGGAGCAGAGGCCGACGCCTTCCCAACCCACGAAGAGGACCAGAAAGGAGTTGCCCAGCACCAGCGTGAGCATCGCGAAGCAAAAGAGGTTGAGGTAGGTGAAGAAGCGGGTGTACCCCTTGTCGTGGTGCATGTAGCCGGTGGAGTAGACGTGGATCAGAAAGCCGACGCCGGTGACGATCAGGGTCATTACCGAGCTTAAGGGATCGATAAGATACCCGAGGTCGATCTTCGTGGAGCCCGCCTGTATCCAGGTGAAGAGAACCTGTTCGTGGAACCTGTGGGACGGGTCGAGCCCCATAAGCCCTATGAAGGCCCCCACCGAGACGAGGAAGGAAAGGAAGATGGAGCCGCAGGCGACCGCGTTGACCGCGCCGTGACCCCACTTCTTGCCGAAGACGCCGTTTATGAACGCCCCAAGCATGGGAAAAAATGGAATGAGCCAGATATACTCAAGCATCTAAATATCCTCCCGGGGCCTGGTTCAACCCTTTAAAAGGTTGATGTCCTCGGCGTAGACCGTCTTGCGGTACCGGTACAGGTTCACGACTATTGCAAGCCCCACCGCCGCCTCGGCTGCGGCCACCGTTATCACGAAGAAGACGTAGATCAGCCCCTCCGCGGAATCGAGGTGGTCGGAAGCTGCGACGAAGGCGAGGTTCACGGCGTTCAGCATCAGTTCGACGCACATCAGAAGAACCAGAATGTTTCTCCTGACGAAGAGGCCGATAGCGCCTATACCGAAGAGCAGGGCGGAGAGCAGCATCGAGTGTTCAAAAGGTATCATCGTTATTCTCCCGCCTTAGAGTTTCTTCTTGGCCAGGGCGACCGCGCCCACGAGGCCTACGAGCAGCAGGATCGAGGCGACCTCGAAGGGAAGGAGGTACGGCCCGAAGAGCTTGTCGGCAAGAAATTCGACGCTCCCCTGCTTTAGCAGCGCCGCTTCGCTCATGTCGCCCCTGCCGGTGAAGGGCGCCTTGACGAAAGCCGTCAGCACGCCGAAGACCATGAGGCCGGTAAGTATCCCTATGCCGAGGAAGGCGTTGGCGCGCTTTCTGTCCGACTCCTGCCCCATGTCTATGAGGAAGATGACGAAGATGACCAGCATCATCACCGCCCCGGCGTAGACCGCTATCTGAACGGCGGCAATGAAGTCGGCGTGGTTCAGGAGGAAGATGACCGCGAGGCAGATCATCGTTCCCAGCATGCAGAGGGCGGAGTGCAGGGGCTGCTTCGAGATAAGGACCCCTACCGCCGCGATCACCGCAAGGGCGGCGAAAATATAGAAAAGCACTATCATCGCTTACTCTCCGTAGCGACAAGCTGGTCGCGCGTCATGTGAAAATCCTGACGCCTGTAATCGCAGAACTCGTAGTTGCGGGTAAGTTCGATCGCGTCCTTGGGGCAGGCTTCCTGGCAGTAGCCGCAGAAGATGCACCGGGTGACCTCTACGTCGAAGCGCGACGGGAAGGAGCGCCCGTCGTCGGTCATTTTCCTGTCCACCGAGATGACGTTGGCGGGGCAAACCACCTCGCAAAGGCCGCAGGCGACGCACTTTATCTTGCCGTTTTCGGTCTTGAGCCGGTGAAGTCCGCGCCATCTGTCGCTAACTTCCCTTTTCTGCTCCGGGTACTGGTAGGTTATGGGCTTTGTGAAGATGTACCCGAAGGTCTTCATCATCCCCTTTATGAGCGGGATGAGGGTATCGAATATGGCCTTCATCTTTTTCTCTCTCCTTCCGCTTACGCTGTAAAGAGGCTGACAGCCGCAGTCAGGAGAAGGTTTATGATCGCGATGGGCATCATCCACTTCCACCCGAGGTGCATTATCTGGTCGTAGCGGAGGCGCGGGAAGGTGCCGCGCTCCCAGATGAAGAAGAAGACCAGAGCGAAGACCTTGCCCATGAAGATCAGTATCTTGGGCACGAAGGGAAGCTCTATGCCGAAGGGGAGGTTCCAGCCGCCCAGGAAGAGGCAGGTGGTTATCGCCGCCAGGGAAATCATGTGCGCGTATTCCGCCATGAAGAAGAGGGCGAACTTCATCGAGGAGTACTCGATGTTGAAGCCGCAGGCCAGCTCCGCCTCCGCCTCCGACATGTCGAAGGGGGTGCGGTTTATCTCGGCGAGGCCGCAGATGATGAGGAGAACGAAGGCCACCGGCTGCTTGAAGATGAGCCACCACTCGCGCTGGTAAGCGACGATCTTGGTCAGCGACATCGTGCCCGTGATCATTATCACGCTTACGAGGGTTAGACCCATCGCCAGTTCGTAGCTGATGCCCTGCGCCGCGCTTCTCATCGCACCCAGAAGGCCGTAGCGGTTGCGGGAGGACCAGCCGCCCAGCATCGGCCCGTAGGCGCTGATTCCGGCGAGTCCTATTATGTAGATTATTCCGATGTTTATGTCCGCTATCGCCAGCCGTATCTCGCGGCCGAAAACGGTGACGGTGTCGCCGAAGGGTATCGCGCCGACGATTAAAATAGCCGGAATGAGCGAGATAACCGGGGCGAGGATGAAGACCGGCTTGTCCACGTTTGCCGGGACGAGGTCCTCCTTGAAGAAGAACTTCAGGCCGTCGCAGACCGGCTGCAAAAGACCCCAGGGGCCGACGCGGTTTGGCCCGTGGCGGACCTGAATCCAGCCGAGCACCTTTCTTTCAAGAAGCGTGGTGTAAGCGACGCAGCCGAGCAGCACCGCGAAGACCACGACGACTTTTATAAGGCTTACGATCACATATTCCACCGTAAAACCCTCCTTATACCTTGCGGACGCTGACGGCGGTAACCTTCAGCTCCGGTATTTTCGCCGTGGGACAGCTAGCGGTGTTGGTCAGGACGTTGACCGGCGATTCGCAGTAATGGAACGTCATAAAGAGCTTGCCTTTGCCGATGGTGTCCACCACCTTCACCTTCGAGGTTATCTCCCCTCGCCTTGAAGAGAGGGAGACTATGTCTCCGGTGACGATGGAGAGCGCCTTTGCGTCGGCGGGGTTCATTTCGAGGAAACCCTCGCGGTAGACCTCGCTCAGTTTCTTCGAGTTGCGGGTCATGGTGCCGGAATGGTAATGGGCCTGCTCCCTCCCGGTGGTCAGGATGAAGGGGTACTGCTCGTCCGGCGCTTCCGCCGGGCCCTCGAAGGAGACCACCGAGAAGAGACCCTTGCCTCGGGCTATCTTGCCGACGTGGAGTATCTCCGTGCCTGGATGCGCCTTGTCCGGGCAGGGCCACTGTATGCCCTCTTTTTCGAGCCGCCCGTAATCCAGTCCGGCGTAGCTGGGAGTGAGGGAGGTTATCTCGGCGAAGACGTCCTGTCCCCTCGGGGAACCCAGGTCGTAGCCCATCCGGGAGGAAAGGGCGCAGATGATTTCGGAATCGTTTCGCGCGCTCCCCGGCGGCTCCACCACCTTGCGCACGCGCTGGACGCGCCGCTCGGTGTTGGAGAAGGTGCCCTCCTTCTCGGGGAAGGCGGTGGAGGGGAAGACGACGTGGGCTTTCGCGGCGGTCTCGGTGAGGAAGATGTCCTGCACGACGAAAAGATCGAGCGAATCGAAGCCCTTTTCGATGTGGCTGAGATCGGGGTCGGTGAGCATCGGGTTTTCGCCCATCACGTAGAGGGCCTTTATCTTCTTGCCCAGCTCGTGGCCGACCTCCGTCAGCTTCAGGCCCTGCTTCGCGGGAAGAGAGACGCCCCAAGCCTTCTCGAACTTCGCCCGGAGGGTTTCGTCCTCGACGGACTGGTAGCCGGAAAAGACGTTGGGAAGTCCGCCCATGTCGCAGGCGCCCTGGACGTTGTTTTGCCCGCGCAGCGGGTTCACTCCGCCGCCGGGTTTCCCGACGTTGCCGCAGAGCATGGCGAGATTCGCCAGATTTCGCACCGAGGCGGTGCCCTCGGTGAACTGGGTGACGCCCATCGCGTAGAGAATCGCGGCGGGGGCGCTCTCGGCATAGATTCTGGCGGCTTTTCTGATGTCTTCGGCGGGGATGGCGGTGAGCGCCGCCACCGATTCGGGCGTGAACTTCTCTATGGAGGCCCGAAATTCCTCGAAACCCTCGCAGCGCTCGGCGATGTACGCCTTGTCTTCCAGCCCTTCGGCCAGAATCACGTTCATCATCGCCGCGATTACCGGGATGTTGTAGCCGGGCGGCACCTGGAGGTAGACGTTGGCGTATTTGACCAGAGGTATGCGCCTCGGGTCTATGACGATGAGCTTCGCGCCCCTCTTGGTGATAGCCTTCTTTACCCTGTCGCCGATGATCGGGTGGTTTTCCGTGGTGTTCGAGCCGATGACGAGGAAGGTGCCGGTATTGTCGGCCAGATCGTCTATCGAGTTCG is a window of bacterium DNA encoding:
- a CDS encoding NADH-quinone oxidoreductase subunit N, encoding MTFQMSDISLITPEIVLTLTALLVLLVEAFRPGAGRSDTTWLSIIGVLVAAAFALGQFGEKKLGFSGMLSIDSYSAFFKLIFCSIGLLCFLISDGFMKSEEYEHGEFHALMLMSMTGMMLMASSNHLLMMFLGLETMSIAIYALAGYMRTKEGMESSFKYFLLGGASSAFLLYGIALLYASTGTTQIDLLFNHFAAQGGMTHSPMALAGIALIAGGFAFKVAAFPFHVWTPDVYQGAPTPVTAFMATGVKAAAFAAFFRIFLVAFPASVESWSGALWIIAVLTMTMGNLAALVQKDIKRMLAYSSIAHAGYLLVAMVTATADAGTGLLFYLFSYAFMNIGAFACVIMLGRKGDQRTTLDDYAGIGFKKPLLAAALTVFMFSMAGIPPTAGFIGKFLIFKAAIKQGYIWLAVLGVLNSAASVYYYLRVLVYMYFKEPGEKADEPLRAGGLIALATTIAVVVILLLGMVPGAMVELAQAAASKF
- a CDS encoding NADH-quinone oxidoreductase subunit M; this translates as MILTILAFLPLIGAIAILLMKEESTGAIRGFALFTACVNFVISLPLLFGFDSAKAGMQYVEKVDWIPSLGISYHLGIDGISLWLVMLTTFLSVICILSSGSVEKKLKQYMFFFLLLETGMIGALASLDLFLFYIFWEAMLIPMYFLIGVWGGKERIYAAVKFFIFTMVGSLLMLVAIIALYYLNIKAGNPATFNILELYKLPIAPSVQMVMFMAFALAFAIKVPMWPVHTWLPDAHTQAPTAGSVILAGVLLKMGCYGFLRFAMPLFPNAVVAATPFMMTLAVVGIIYGALVAMVQKDVKKLVAYSSVSHLGYVMLGIFALNAQGVVGGLYQSLNHGISTGALFLLVGVIYERRHTRMIEDFGGLARQMPYYATIFLIITMSSIGLPGLNGFVGEFLIMMGAYLSSPIAAIFAASGVILAAGYMLWMYRRVFFGPLENEANKNLTDLTGLEWGYLMPMVILAFWMGIYPATFTSKMEPTITAWLSHIETKKIACMELEPVKNPVASLFSGAETLRK
- a CDS encoding NADH-quinone oxidoreductase subunit L; this translates as MLEYIWLIPFFPMLGAFINGVFGKKWGHGAVNAVACGSIFLSFLVSVGAFIGLMGLDPSHRFHEQVLFTWIQAGSTKIDLGYLIDPLSSVMTLIVTGVGFLIHVYSTGYMHHDKGYTRFFTYLNLFCFAMLTLVLGNSFLVLFVGWEGVGLCSYLLIGFWFDDMAKATAGMKAFVVNRIGDFGFLIAMFMIFQNFGTLNFREVMNSAPNVLLYGGATVTAICLLLFVGATGKSAQIPLYVWLPDAMAGPTPVSALIHAATMVTAGVYMIGRCNIMFSMAPAAMATVATVGALTALFAGSIALVQNDIKKVLAYSTVSQLGYMFLAMGVGAYVAGIFHLMTHAFFKACLFLGSGSVIHGMHDQQDMRHMGNLRKYMPHTYKTFLIATIAIAGIPPLAGFFSKDEILWMAFSRGFKLQWLLGFIAAGVTAFYMFRLVFMTFFGKEKFDHHHVHPHESPASMYVPLYVLAGLSIVGGWVGIPEALGGSNMFHHWLAPVLDSSAAHVAVREAANMVGSGGLGVASAFAGGHEAAAEAGHAAAAGGGHDFTEYLLMFMSVGYALAGILVAVYLYIKRPEIPAKIAASAKGVYTLLYNKYFVDEIYGAVFVGGCVGLANHFWKFWDVVVIDGLVNGVAGAVRTVGSILAKLQNGQVQAYALTIAAGAVALVLLVAAF
- the nuoK gene encoding NADH-quinone oxidoreductase subunit NuoK; amino-acid sequence: MIPFEHSMLLSALLFGIGAIGLFVRRNILVLLMCVELMLNAVNLAFVAASDHLDSAEGLIYVFFVITVAAAEAAVGLAIVVNLYRYRKTVYAEDINLLKG
- a CDS encoding NADH-quinone oxidoreductase subunit J produces the protein MIVLFYIFAALAVIAAVGVLISKQPLHSALCMLGTMICLAVIFLLNHADFIAAVQIAVYAGAVMMLVIFVIFLIDMGQESDRKRANAFLGIGILTGLMVFGVLTAFVKAPFTGRGDMSEAALLKQGSVEFLADKLFGPYLLPFEVASILLLVGLVGAVALAKKKL
- the nuoI gene encoding NADH-quinone oxidoreductase subunit NuoI, which gives rise to MKAIFDTLIPLIKGMMKTFGYIFTKPITYQYPEQKREVSDRWRGLHRLKTENGKIKCVACGLCEVVCPANVISVDRKMTDDGRSFPSRFDVEVTRCIFCGYCQEACPKDAIELTRNYEFCDYRRQDFHMTRDQLVATESKR
- the nuoH gene encoding NADH-quinone oxidoreductase subunit NuoH; its protein translation is MEYVIVSLIKVVVVFAVLLGCVAYTTLLERKVLGWIQVRHGPNRVGPWGLLQPVCDGLKFFFKEDLVPANVDKPVFILAPVISLIPAILIVGAIPFGDTVTVFGREIRLAIADINIGIIYIIGLAGISAYGPMLGGWSSRNRYGLLGAMRSAAQGISYELAMGLTLVSVIMITGTMSLTKIVAYQREWWLIFKQPVAFVLLIICGLAEINRTPFDMSEAEAELACGFNIEYSSMKFALFFMAEYAHMISLAAITTCLFLGGWNLPFGIELPFVPKILIFMGKVFALVFFFIWERGTFPRLRYDQIMHLGWKWMMPIAIINLLLTAAVSLFTA
- a CDS encoding formate dehydrogenase subunit alpha — translated: MINLTINGTPIKVEEGRTILEAANGANIKIPTLCWLAKLSPLGSCRMCMVEIEGLRKPVGACDTLAAEGMAVTTESSALHKMRQDALKLLLINHPLECPVCDKGGECDLQDIVWEFGITDLPFRAPPPNRNMPDHYISPFIKQWQDRCILCGRCVRACKEVKGIGCIKITDNGFKSYIGPVEGVDCICCGECLSVCPVGALTDAVIEEKARIWQSKRTTTTCGYCGVGCQFQFNARNNRILRVTTTEFSRKPNYGSLCVKGRFGWEFVGHEDRLKEPLIRKNGELTPVSWDEALTYVAGRLGEIKEKHGPDAIAGFTSARCTNEDNYLFQKFIRAVVGTNNVDHCARLUHSSTVAGLATSFGSGAMTNSIDDLADNTGTFLVIGSNTTENHPIIGDRVKKAITKRGAKLIVIDPRRIPLVKYANVYLQVPPGYNIPVIAAMMNVILAEGLEDKAYIAERCEGFEEFRASIEKFTPESVAALTAIPAEDIRKAARIYAESAPAAILYAMGVTQFTEGTASVRNLANLAMLCGNVGKPGGGVNPLRGQNNVQGACDMGGLPNVFSGYQSVEDETLRAKFEKAWGVSLPAKQGLKLTEVGHELGKKIKALYVMGENPMLTDPDLSHIEKGFDSLDLFVVQDIFLTETAAKAHVVFPSTAFPEKEGTFSNTERRVQRVRKVVEPPGSARNDSEIICALSSRMGYDLGSPRGQDVFAEITSLTPSYAGLDYGRLEKEGIQWPCPDKAHPGTEILHVGKIARGKGLFSVVSFEGPAEAPDEQYPFILTTGREQAHYHSGTMTRNSKKLSEVYREGFLEMNPADAKALSIVTGDIVSLSSRRGEITSKVKVVDTIGKGKLFMTFHYCESPVNVLTNTASCPTAKIPELKVTAVSVRKV